The window CGTGCCCGGCCGTCTGGAGGGACCATGCCAGCGGAATCAGATTGAACAGGTGCGTCTTAAAGGGAAACGGCACAATGAGAACGCGCACGACGGACTTCCTTAGCTTCAGGGGTGGGGAGTTCACGGGCGACGCCACGCTTTCCGAGCCCCTGCCATCATGCTCACGCGTCGGCTACGGATCTTCTCCAGGTTTGCCGGGTCTCGCCGGTCGCGGCGGTGACCGCGAAGGTGACGGCGGCGACCGCCAAAGCCGCGGGCAGCGGGCCCACCAGGTCGCAGAGCGTGCCCATGACCAGGATCGACACCGCCACGCCCGAGGGAAGCAGCGTGGCCCGCAGCGTCACCACGGACGCGAGCTCCTCGGCGGAAGCCGCGGCCAGCAGCCGGTTGTTGTAGTGGACGTAGGCAATCTCGAAGAGGACGAGGAAGAGCGCGTACAGCACGAGCGTCGGGGCGGTGCTGCCGACCAGGACCGCCGCCAGCAGCGGCGGCATGGGCAGCACGGCCCAGACGGACGAGGGCACGCGGCCGAGGTACTGCTGGGCCGGCAGGGCGGCGAGCGAGCCGGCGAAGACGGCGACCGCCGAGATCGCGACGAACAGGCCCACCAGGCGGGTTCCGCCACCCAGCACATGGAGCGGGATCACGGTGACGGCCACCGTGTGGAAGCCCTGCCAGAACGCCACGAGCAGGAAACGGGCGAACAGCCGGCGCAGCACCGGGTCCTCGACGCGAAGCCGCGTACCGCTTGCGGAACCCGCGGCGTCCCGGGCACGCTCGGGAGCCTCCCCGGAGGGCGCCGGCAGCGCCCACGCGAGCAGCGCGGAGAGCGCCAGCGTCGCCACGTTCACCGCGATCAGGCCCCGGAGCGGCAAGACCGAGGCGGCCGGCCCGGCCAGCGCCGCGCCGACGCTGAGGCCGGTCAGCTTGCCGATCTCGGCGACGGTGTTGGCCCGGTCCAGCCGCTGCGCCGCGACGGCGCCGCGCAGGACGACCGACGTGGCCGAGCGGGTGACCGTCTCGAAGAACCCGCGGGCGAGGACGAGGGCGGTGGCGGTCGCGAGCAGTGCGTGGCCCGGCGCCAGGAGGGCGGCCGCGGTCAGCACCAGGCTCGCCGCCTCGGCCAGCCGGACGAGCCGCTCCGGGGCGCGCCGGGCGAGCAGCCGGTTGAGCGGCCCGGCCAGCAGCAGCGCGGGCAGCCACGGCGCGCTCAGCACGGCGCCGGCGAGCAGGCCCGATCCGGTGACCGACCCCACGTGCGTGGACAGGCTCACGAGAAGCAGAAAACTCCCGCAGGTGTTGACGAACAGCAATGCGGGAGTGAAATGCGGCGAGCGGAAACGAGCAGGAAAAAGTGTCATCAGGTACCCCTCCAAGGGCTGGAGGATGGCAGAGCTGAACAGATTTCGGCGAGGGGAAAGTCTGTCTATCGTTGAACATATGACAGCAGCCATTGAGGGTAGCCCGTACATCGTGATCGTCGATGCCTATGCGGCAGTCCGTTCACTCGTTCTGGAATTCCGGGAGCAAGGGTGCTCCGTCGTCCGCGTGCAGAGCACGACCGACGTGCCGTTCGTCTACCGGTCGGCTCCTTTCGTCCCCGAGGACTTCGTCGCCGACATCGTCCACGACGGCGACCTGGCGGCCACGGTCGAGGCGGTGGCGGCCTTCGCCCCGCTCGCGGTGATCTCGGGGGGCGAGGTCGGGGTCGAGCTCGCGGACCTGCTGGCGGAGCGCCTGGGCCTGCCCGGCAACGGAACGGCCCTCAGCGCCGCCCGCCGCGACAAGCACCTGATGGTCGAGACCGTGCGCGCCGCCGGGCTCCGCGCGGCCCGCCAGCTGCGGGCCACCGACGCGGACGAACTCGCCGCCTGGCACCGCGGGCTCGGCGGGCGCGTCGTCGTGAAGCCGCCGCGCAGCGCGGGCAGCCAGGGGGTCTCCTTCTGCGACACCCCCGAGGAGTCCGTCGCCGCCTTCCTGGCCCTCGCCGACGCCGACGACGTCTTCTCCCAGCCCAACAACGGGGCCGTGGCGCAGGAGTACCTGCCGGGCACCGAGTACATGGTGAACACGGTCAGCCGGGACGGCCGCCACCACGTGTGCGACGTCTGGCGGACCAGCCGGGTCAGCGCGAACGGGGTCGTCGACCTCTGCGACGCCCTCTCGCTGATCGACTCGGGGAGCCGGGTCGTCGAGCCCCTGACGGAGTACGCCTTCCAGGTCCTGGACGCCCTCGACATCCGGTACGGGCCGGCCCACCTGGAGATCAGGATGACCCCGACCGGGCCGTGCCTGGTGGAGGTCGGCGCCCGGATCGCCGGCGGCGGTATCCCGGCCGGCGCCGGCCTCGGCATCGGCGAGTCGCAACTGGAGTGGACCGTCGACGCCTACCTGCGGCCCGAGCGGTTCCACGCCCGGGCCGCGATCCCGTACGACGTGCGGCGCTACAGCGCGATCGCCGGCATGGTCTCGCCGGTGGAGGGCGTGCTCGGCGCGTACCGCGGCATCGAGGAGATCGAGGAGCTGGAGAGCTTCCACGCCCTGGCGACCCCGGTGAAACCGGGCCAGGAGATCCACCCGACGGTCGACGACCTCACCTACCCGGTCATCGTGACGCTGCTGCACGACCTTGACGAGGTCGTGCAGCGCGACCTCAACACGATCCGCCACCTCGACGGCGCCGCGTTCTACGTCCTCGACCACGCGGCCCGCGCCTGACCGGACGGGACGGACGGGACGGGCGGGCCGGCCGCACCCCGCCGGCCGCACCCCGCCGGCCGCACCCCGCCGTTCGACCGCGGATCCGCCGCAGTCGAACGTCACGGCCGGGCCGCGGCCGGCTCCCGCCGTGCCCAGGACGGCTGCGGCACCTTGTAGACGAAGCTGACGGCGGTGCGCGGCTCGGTCGCCGTCGTGTTGGGCGCCGAGCGGTGCAGCACCAGACCGTCGAACAGGACGGCCGAACCGGCGTCGAGGGGCATGGCGACCGGTTCGCCCGTCCTCGGCAGGTGCTCGTCCGCGACGTGCGGCTCCACCGCCCCCTCCCGCGGCGGCTCGCCCGGCAGGCGCTCGCGGTCCCCGGTGTGCGGGAGCAGCCCGAGCAGGTGTGAGCCGGGGAAGAACTCCAGGCAGCCGTTGCGCTCGGTGGCGGGTTCGAGGGCGATCCAGATCGTCACGATGCCCTGCTCCCGCGCGGCGAAGCCGGGCGGCGCGAAGGCCATGTCCTGGTGCCAGGGCTTCGCCGAGCCCACCACGGGCGGCTTCGCCCACAGGAAGGCGTTGATCAGCTCGCCCGGGCCGCCGGCCGCTCCGGCGACCAGCCCGTCGGCCAGCCCCAGCTCCCGCTGCACCGCGTCGAACTCGGGCACGTGCACGTGGATGCGGTCCGCCGACCGGAGCACCCCCGTGAGGGCCCCGGCGCCGCCCTGCTGCCAGGCCGCCCATCCGCCGATGCCCGGCGCCTCCAGTACGAAGTCCCCGGTCGAGACCGTGCGCTCGCGCGTGAGCTCCTCCAGCCGGCCCACCGCGCCGCGGAGCCTCGCGAGCGCGTCGCCGCCGGCCAGCCCGGGGAGCCGTACGAACCCGTTCTCCCGCAGGTCACGGGAATCGCTGTCAACCATTCTTCTGTCCCTTTCCTTACGTCCGGATCGCCGCGAACCTACTCCCACATATCGCAGAATGCTCTTTCTCTTCGTTCGCGGCGCCGGCCGTTGTCGCGTGTTCCGCGCCGTGCTTATGCTTTCGGTCCATGAGGCCAGTAGGCCACATGAGAACAACACGAAGAAGGGAGTGAAGAATGAGCGACCGTGACTTTATCGAGACCCGTGACGCGCAGCAGGAGACCAGCAAGTGGTAGTCCGCTGATCAGCGAAATGCGCCGCCCGTACGGATCGAATTCCGTACGGGCGGCTCGTCGTCCTGAGAGAGGTTGAGATGGTAGGTAATCGCGTTTCACAAGTCATCGACATTCCCGCCGACATGCTGGTGATCGACGACTCCGCCGACGACCGCTACTGGGCGTCGGTGGAGCGTGTCGTCGCCCTGGCGGAGGAGAAGGGCCAGGCCGCCGACGGCGTGCCGCTGCTGGAGAGCCTCGTGGTCACCCACCCGGAGTGGCCGGTGCGCGCCGGTGCGGTGCGGCTGCTGGCGAAGCATCACGCGGGCGCCCCCGCCGCCGACGCCGCCGTGGCCGCCGCGACGCACGACACGGTCGACTGGGTCGCGTTCACCGCGCTCAAGGTCATCACGGAATACCGGATCGCCGCCGCGGTCCCCGACCTCATCCGCATCTCCGGCTGGCCCAGCAACTTCACCCGGCCCGACTGGGCCCGCAAGCCCGTCGGCTGCGGCGCGGCGCTGACCAAGCGCGCCCTCATCGCCGTCTTCGGCACCCGTGACCCCGCCGAACTCCGCCGTCTCGAGGACGAGTACTTCACCGAGATGCGGTCCAGGATCGAGGCCGCCCGCAAGCGCCCCCGGCGCAACGACGACGTCGTCCTGGTGCCGGGCGGACCGGCGATCATCGGCGCGAACGAGCAGCCGGACGCCTTCCGCATGGCGCAGGACGACACCACGCTGCGCGCCGAGGACGTGCCCGCCTTCCATATCGACCGCACCACCGTGACCAACGCGCGCTACCGCGAGTTCCTGGACGAGGTCGGCGACTCGGGCGGGTTCGACCACCCGGACCAGCCGCTGGAGCGCTCGCACCGTCCCGCGCACTGGCACGACCCGCGCTTCAACGCCCCCGAACTCCCCGTGGTCGGCATCGACTGGTACGACGCCCACGCCTTCGCGAAGTGGGCCGGCGGCTCGCTGCCCAGCGAGGCCCAGTGGGAGAAGGCCGCGCGCGGCGTGGACGGCCGCCGCTACCCGTGGGGCGAGGAGTGGGACCCCGACCGCGTGAACTACGTCGAGCGGTCGTTCGGCGAGGCCGTGGCCGACCTCGACTCCCTCGAAGCGCTGCTGGTCACCATCGAGCAGGGGGAGAACCCGGCCCGTCCGGTGCTGCCCGCGGACGCGCTGCCGCAGGGCGCCAGCCCGTACGGCGTGCTGCAGATGTCGGGGAACGTCTGGGAGCTGACCCGGACCAACTTCTACACCGGCGAGGACATGGACCCCTTCTTCAAGGGACGCCACCCGCTGGACTTCATGAACCGCAAGGAGGCCTTCCACGTCCTGCGCGGCGGCACCTGGACCTCCCCGCCGGCCTGCCTGACCACGTTCTACCGGGGCAAGGACCTGATCACCGACCGGCACATGGAGGTCGGCTTCCGGTGCGTGTACGAGACGGCCGGCTGATGCGTCTGACATCGCTCGGCCACGCCGCGGTCCTGGTCGAGACGGGGACGGAGCGGATCCTCTTCGACCCGTGGCTCACCCAGCGCCTGGACCGCTTCTGGGAGCACCATCCGCCGCTCGAGGACGACCTGGTCCGCCGGGTCCTCGACGACGGCGTCGACTACGTGGTGCTCAGCCACCACCACTTCGACCACCACCACTTCCCCTCGCTCGGCCGGCTGGTGGACGGCGCCGACGTCGACTTCGACGACAGCCCGCGCCAGAGCGCCGGCGTCACCTGCGTCTACCCCGCGGGCCCCGTCCCGCCGACGCTGACCGCCTCCGGCCTCGGCCACCAGGCGATCTCCTGGACGCTGCGCCGCTTCGGCTTCGAGCGGCTGCACCCGGTGACGCCCGGCGACACCGTCACCCTGGGCGGGGCGACCCTGCGGACCTTCCCGTCCGCCGTCTCCTTCCCCGAGATGAGCGTGCTGGTGGAGACCGCGGAGGCGGCCGTCATGGTCTGCGGCGACGCGCTCCTGCACGAGGCGACCGTGGAGGCCTTCCGGCGCGAGGACGCGCCGCGGCTCGACGTCGTCCTGGTGCCCACGCACAGCATCTCGCCGCCCGGCGTGCTCACCGAACGCCGCCCGCTCACCGACCCGCAGGGCGTGCGTGCCCGCGCCGTCGCCAACTTCGACCGGTACGTGGACAGCCTCCCCGCCCGCCTGACGGTGCCCTCCTCCTTCGGCTGGCGCGTCAGCGGCGACACCGACCGCGACTACGACTGGTGCAACCGCACCATGTTCCCCTTCACCCCGGCCGAGGCCCTGGAGCGGCTGGCCGAGCGCGGCCGCGACGGCCTGCTCTGGGGCCCCGGCCAGGTCCTCTCCGTGGCCGACGGCGAGGCCGCCCTGGTCGACGGGCCGGTCGCACCCGACGCGTACGACTTCGACGCGGTCTACGCCGCGGTGCGGCTCGACCCCGGTACCGTGGTGCCGCCCTTCGACGCCTCCCTCGACCGGTACGGCAAACAGAGCCGTCCCGCCGAGGAGATGCTCCGCGAACTCCTCGACCTGCTCGTCGCCACGGACTACTGGTACCGGGCGCTCGACGACGGCGCCGGACGGCACGTCGTCTCGCTGTACGAGGACACGGGCGACGAGACCTCCTACCTCCTCGACCCGGTCTCCGGCCGGGTGACCGCACTCGGCGCGGGCCCCGCCCGCGACCACGTCACCGGCGCCGAGGGCTGGACCGAGACGGCGGCGAGCACCCTGGAGGCCCTGCTCGGCGCCGACCTCCTCTTCGGCAGCTCCTTCGGCCTGTGGGCCAGCGACGGCGTCCTGCTCTCCGCCGTCTTCCACCATCCGTCCTTCTACACCCGCCACGTCGAGCGGGAGCTCCGGGAGGCGAGCCGCGCATGAGCGAGGCCCCCGCAACAGTCGTGTTCGAGCACGAGAGCGACTGCCTGCGCGACAACCCGCTGGGCGACCCGTACCACCGCCGGGTCGAGGTGCACCTGCCGCCGGGGTACGACGGCATCCGCCCGTTCCCCGTCGTCTACTGGCTGCCCGGCTTCGGCGCCCACCCCAGCCTCTCCGGCAGGGCCCTCGCCTTCGGCCCCTCCGTCGCCGACCGCCTCCGCGAGGCCATGACGGACCGCCGGGTGCCGCCCGCCCTGCTCGTCGTGCCCGACGGCACCACCGCCTACGGCGGCTCCCAGTACATCGACTCCGCATCCTCCGGCCGCTACGCCGGCCACCTCGCCGAGGTCGTCGCCGAGGTCGACCGGCGCTTCGCCACCCGGCCCGAGCCGCGCTGGCGCGCCGTCGGCGGCAAGTCCAGCGGCGGCTACGGCGCGCTCGTGGCCGGCATGACCTCGGACCTCTTCGGCTCGGTGATCGCCTGCTCGCCCGACGCCGGGTTCGAGCACAGCTACCTGCCGCTCGTCCCGCGCGCCCTCGACACCATCAGGGCCGCCGGCGGCATGGACGCCCTGCTCGCCCGCCGCTCCACCGGCCCGATCGACGTCCCGTTCATGGTCGCCATGAGCATCATCGCGATGGGCATGTGCTACGCCGACGAGCCGTGGACCAGCCCGTCCGACGCGCTGCCCTGCGACCCCGAGACCGGCGTCTTCCGTGACGAGGTGTGGCAGCGCTGGCTCACCCACGACCCCGTGCGGATGCTGGACGACCACGCCGACGCGCTCGGCCGGCTCGACCACCTCCACCTGAGCGTCGGGCAGCGCGACGACTACGGCATGCACTGGGGCGCCCGCGCCCTGCACGCCGCCCTCGACGCCCACGGAGTGCCCCACCAGTACCGGGAGCACGAGGGCGGCCACCACGGCATCGAGCACGTCTTCACCGACGCCCTGGCGGAACTCCGCCACGTCTGGGCGGAAAGGACGGTCGGCACGTGTGCGGTATAGCGGGCTTCATCAGCCTCGACGGGCGGCGCGACCCCGCCTGGCTGGACGCCCTGGGCCGCACCATGACGCAGTCGATGGCCCACCGCGGCGAGGGCTCCTGCGCCCCGTACGTCTCCGACTGCGGCACCGTCATGCTCTGCGCCACCCGCCTCGCGATCCGCGACCGCTCCCACGCGGGCGACCAGCCCATGACCGACCCCACCGGCCGGATCGTCCTGGTCCACAACGGCGAGGTCTACGGCTCCCGCTCGCCCGCGCCGCCGCTGTGGCCGCGCCGCACCAGCTGCGACACCGAGTTCGTCCTCCAGCAGATCTGCCGCGAGGACGAGCCCGGCCCCGCGCTGCGGCCCCTCGACGGGATGTTCGCGCTCGCCTGGCACGACACCACCACCGGCCGGGTCGTCCTCGCCCGCGACCACTTCGGCGTCAAGCCGCTGTTCTACGCCCACGTCGACGGCGGCCTGGTCTTCGCCTCCGAACAGGGCGTCCTGCTGCGCACCGGGCTGATCACCGCCGAGGTGGAGCCCGAGGAGTTCGTGCTGCGCTCCTGGATCCGGATGGACGCGGCCGACGACCACACCTGGCTGCGCGGGATCAGGTCCCTCCAGCCCGCCGAGTACCTGATCATCG of the Streptomyces sp. NBC_01294 genome contains:
- a CDS encoding MFS transporter translates to MYGLPSMAAVICSTIDRLSPRRNLFSSAILQPLEGYLMTLFPARFRSPHFTPALLFVNTCGSFLLLVSLSTHVGSVTGSGLLAGAVLSAPWLPALLLAGPLNRLLARRAPERLVRLAEAASLVLTAAALLAPGHALLATATALVLARGFFETVTRSATSVVLRGAVAAQRLDRANTVAEIGKLTGLSVGAALAGPAASVLPLRGLIAVNVATLALSALLAWALPAPSGEAPERARDAAGSASGTRLRVEDPVLRRLFARFLLVAFWQGFHTVAVTVIPLHVLGGGTRLVGLFVAISAVAVFAGSLAALPAQQYLGRVPSSVWAVLPMPPLLAAVLVGSTAPTLVLYALFLVLFEIAYVHYNNRLLAAASAEELASVVTLRATLLPSGVAVSILVMGTLCDLVGPLPAALAVAAVTFAVTAATGETRQTWRRSVADA
- a CDS encoding phytanoyl-CoA dioxygenase family protein; protein product: MVDSDSRDLRENGFVRLPGLAGGDALARLRGAVGRLEELTRERTVSTGDFVLEAPGIGGWAAWQQGGAGALTGVLRSADRIHVHVPEFDAVQRELGLADGLVAGAAGGPGELINAFLWAKPPVVGSAKPWHQDMAFAPPGFAAREQGIVTIWIALEPATERNGCLEFFPGSHLLGLLPHTGDRERLPGEPPREGAVEPHVADEHLPRTGEPVAMPLDAGSAVLFDGLVLHRSAPNTTATEPRTAVSFVYKVPQPSWARREPAAARP
- a CDS encoding ATP-grasp domain-containing protein, encoding MTAAIEGSPYIVIVDAYAAVRSLVLEFREQGCSVVRVQSTTDVPFVYRSAPFVPEDFVADIVHDGDLAATVEAVAAFAPLAVISGGEVGVELADLLAERLGLPGNGTALSAARRDKHLMVETVRAAGLRAARQLRATDADELAAWHRGLGGRVVVKPPRSAGSQGVSFCDTPEESVAAFLALADADDVFSQPNNGAVAQEYLPGTEYMVNTVSRDGRHHVCDVWRTSRVSANGVVDLCDALSLIDSGSRVVEPLTEYAFQVLDALDIRYGPAHLEIRMTPTGPCLVEVGARIAGGGIPAGAGLGIGESQLEWTVDAYLRPERFHARAAIPYDVRRYSAIAGMVSPVEGVLGAYRGIEEIEELESFHALATPVKPGQEIHPTVDDLTYPVIVTLLHDLDEVVQRDLNTIRHLDGAAFYVLDHAARA
- a CDS encoding formylglycine-generating enzyme family protein; its protein translation is MLVIDDSADDRYWASVERVVALAEEKGQAADGVPLLESLVVTHPEWPVRAGAVRLLAKHHAGAPAADAAVAAATHDTVDWVAFTALKVITEYRIAAAVPDLIRISGWPSNFTRPDWARKPVGCGAALTKRALIAVFGTRDPAELRRLEDEYFTEMRSRIEAARKRPRRNDDVVLVPGGPAIIGANEQPDAFRMAQDDTTLRAEDVPAFHIDRTTVTNARYREFLDEVGDSGGFDHPDQPLERSHRPAHWHDPRFNAPELPVVGIDWYDAHAFAKWAGGSLPSEAQWEKAARGVDGRRYPWGEEWDPDRVNYVERSFGEAVADLDSLEALLVTIEQGENPARPVLPADALPQGASPYGVLQMSGNVWELTRTNFYTGEDMDPFFKGRHPLDFMNRKEAFHVLRGGTWTSPPACLTTFYRGKDLITDRHMEVGFRCVYETAG
- a CDS encoding MBL fold metallo-hydrolase, whose translation is MRLTSLGHAAVLVETGTERILFDPWLTQRLDRFWEHHPPLEDDLVRRVLDDGVDYVVLSHHHFDHHHFPSLGRLVDGADVDFDDSPRQSAGVTCVYPAGPVPPTLTASGLGHQAISWTLRRFGFERLHPVTPGDTVTLGGATLRTFPSAVSFPEMSVLVETAEAAVMVCGDALLHEATVEAFRREDAPRLDVVLVPTHSISPPGVLTERRPLTDPQGVRARAVANFDRYVDSLPARLTVPSSFGWRVSGDTDRDYDWCNRTMFPFTPAEALERLAERGRDGLLWGPGQVLSVADGEAALVDGPVAPDAYDFDAVYAAVRLDPGTVVPPFDASLDRYGKQSRPAEEMLRELLDLLVATDYWYRALDDGAGRHVVSLYEDTGDETSYLLDPVSGRVTALGAGPARDHVTGAEGWTETAASTLEALLGADLLFGSSFGLWASDGVLLSAVFHHPSFYTRHVERELREASRA
- a CDS encoding alpha/beta hydrolase-fold protein, giving the protein MSEAPATVVFEHESDCLRDNPLGDPYHRRVEVHLPPGYDGIRPFPVVYWLPGFGAHPSLSGRALAFGPSVADRLREAMTDRRVPPALLVVPDGTTAYGGSQYIDSASSGRYAGHLAEVVAEVDRRFATRPEPRWRAVGGKSSGGYGALVAGMTSDLFGSVIACSPDAGFEHSYLPLVPRALDTIRAAGGMDALLARRSTGPIDVPFMVAMSIIAMGMCYADEPWTSPSDALPCDPETGVFRDEVWQRWLTHDPVRMLDDHADALGRLDHLHLSVGQRDDYGMHWGARALHAALDAHGVPHQYREHEGGHHGIEHVFTDALAELRHVWAERTVGTCAV